The genomic segment GAACAATCCCACCGGTACGATGATCCCTGCTGATGAAATGGAAAAGATCGCCGCCGTCGTTAAAAAGCATAAGATTTGGGTGCTCTCCGACGAGGTGTATTGCGAACTTCGGTATGAAGCGCCGCATGTGTCCATCGGTTCCTTTCCCGGAATGAAGGATTACTGTATTATCCTCAACGGGTTTTCAAAGTCCTTTGCGATGACCGGCTGGCGTATCGGGTTCATTGCCTGCCCGCAGGAACTGATGGCTCAAATTCATAAAATTCATCAATATGCGGCAATCTGCGCCCCGATTATGAGCCAATATGCGGCGCTGGAAGGATTGGAGCGCGGCTGGGACGAGGTTGAAAAAATGCGGGTATCTTACCGGCAGCGGCGCAACTTGATGATGAAAAGTTTGGATTCGATGAACCTGCCGTATATTACGCCCGACGGAGCCTTTTATCTGTTTGTCGATATCCGCCGTACCGGTTTAAGCTCGGAAGAATTTGCGGTTAAGCTGATTACCGACTACAAAGTTGCGGTTGTGCCCGGTCACGTATTCGGAAGCTGCGGCGAAGGCTTTGTCCGTTGCTGCTACGCTACCGACATAAGCAAGATACGGGTTGCGCTTGAGCGTATCGGTAAATTGTTGAAAGGCGAGCCACTGTAATGGAAAAGTTGAAAAATATAGAAATTATCGCAATGGATTTGGACGACACCCTTTTGCGGGATGATCTGACGATTTCAGATTACACGGTGTCGGTTTTACAGGCCTTGATGAAAAAGGGTGTACTGACATTGCTCGCTTCGGGGAGAAGTCCCCGCTCGGTGCATTCGTATGCGCAGCGGATCGGTTCGGATAAAACCGAAAGCTATATCCTGTGCAACAATGGAACACAGATATTGACCTCCGATATGAAGCTGGAAATTATCAGCCGCTGCCTCGGCGCCGATCTTGCGCTTGAGATTTACGATTATATAGAGTCGCAAAATCTTTCCTGTCATCTCTATTTTGACGATACCATTTATATCGTTAAACGGACGGTTTTTTCGGATAGGGACGCGCATCTGACAAAAATGAAGATTGTCGTGCCGAAGGACTATCGGGAAATTTTGCGCACCAAGCCGGTGTATAAGCTGCTCATCCCTGCGGAGCCGGATGTTATCGCTGCCGTCGAGCCTGAGTTTAGAAAGCGGTTCGGTACGCGGGCTGTCCTGTTTACCAGTAAGCCGTATTTTTTGGAAATTATTCCGTTGGATACCGGCAAGGGGGAATTCCTGCAAGAGCTGGCATGGCTGCTTGGCATCAGAGATAAGGCAGTGATGGCCTTCGGCGACAGCATGAATGACGAAACAATGATCCGCTATGCGGGATACGGCATCGCTATGAAAAACGGCCTCGACGCTATCAAAGATATTGCGTATGCAGTAACAGACTACACCAATAACGAAGACGGTATCGCTCACTTTTTAGAGAAGTACGTGCTGTAGAGTATAAGGATGCGGTACCTTCTTTCTGTGCGAAATTTTGGATAAAATTTCGCACATTTTTTCTAGCAGATGGGTAACCGCATCAGGAAAAATTGATAAACATCGCAGAATAATTGAGGTCGAGAGACCATTTGAACCAACGGTTCAACTCTGGTTGAACGGCCTCAATTATTCTGCGGGGATAACAAAAAAGCCTGATGCAGTTACCCGGATTTTTTTTATAGGTGTACAGTTGCAAAAATTCGGTATTCGTGATACCGTGTTATACAGCTATTAAAAAAGGTTATAAATACAGTAAACTATCATGGAACAAAACAATTTATTGACCGTTAAAAATTTGCACACGGCTTTCCGTATCGACGGCAACTACTATGATGCCGTTGATGGGGTATCGTTTGACGTTCATCCCAACGAGATGCTTGCTATTGTTGGGGAATCCGGCTGTGGAAAAAGCACTATCGCAATGTCCGTTATGGGACTGCACGATATGCGTTTTACCCGGGTTTCGGGCGAAATCCTCCTGAACGGCAGGGATTTGCTGACACTACCCGAAGACGAGATGAACAAAATCCGCGGAAAGGATATCGGATTTATCTTTCAGGATCCACTTGCTTCACTTAATCCGTTGCAGCGGGTAGGGAAGCAGATTGAAGAAGCCCTGCTGTACCACACCAGCCTCAACGAAAAAGAGCGACAGGAGCGGGTTTTACAGCTTTTAAATGATGTCGGTATTCAGAACCCCAAGCGGACGGCGCAGCGGTTCCCGCATGAGCTTTCCGGCGGAATGAGGCAGCGGGTACTTATCGCAACTGCACTGTCTTGTAATCCGTCGCTTATCATTGCCGATGAGCCGACAACCGCGCTCGACGTAACAATCCAAGCGCAGATTCTCGATCTCATCAAAGACCTGCAGGAAGAACATAAGGCGGGTATCATCCTTATCACCCATGACCTCGGCGTCGTCGCACAGGTTGCCGACCGTGTCGCGGTTATGTATGCGGGGCAGATCGTCGAACTGACTACTGTGCAGGAATTGTTTACTCATCCCTTGCACCCGTATACCCGTTCTTTGCTTAAATCGATTCCGCAGGCGGATAAAGACGATGATATGCTGCACGTTATTAAAGGTATGGTGCCGTCGCTTAAAAAACTCAAGCATACGGGCTGTCGGTTTGCCGACCGTATACCGTGGATTCCGGCTGAGGAACACGAAGAGTCTCCGGTCTTGCACGAAGTAAGTCCCGGACATTTTGTCCGCTGCTCCTGCTGGAAAAATTTCCGGTTCGAGGGTGAGGTTTAGAGGAGGCGGATATGGCATTATTGGAAGTAAAAGATTTAAAAGTACATTTCCCTATCCGCGGCGGCTTTTTTAACACGATACAGGATCACGTACGAGCGGTAGACGGTGTTTCTTTTCAAATTGAAGAAGGAAAAACCTACGGTCTTATCGGGGAGTCCGGTTCCGGAAAAACCACCATCGGTAAAGCGATTGTCGGATTGGAACAGCCTACCGGCGGAGAAATCCGCTACGAAGGAAGTCTTGTAAATACCAAGGCAC from the Treponema vincentii F0403 genome contains:
- a CDS encoding Cof-type HAD-IIB family hydrolase, with protein sequence MEKLKNIEIIAMDLDDTLLRDDLTISDYTVSVLQALMKKGVLTLLASGRSPRSVHSYAQRIGSDKTESYILCNNGTQILTSDMKLEIISRCLGADLALEIYDYIESQNLSCHLYFDDTIYIVKRTVFSDRDAHLTKMKIVVPKDYREILRTKPVYKLLIPAEPDVIAAVEPEFRKRFGTRAVLFTSKPYFLEIIPLDTGKGEFLQELAWLLGIRDKAVMAFGDSMNDETMIRYAGYGIAMKNGLDAIKDIAYAVTDYTNNEDGIAHFLEKYVL
- a CDS encoding ABC transporter ATP-binding protein; protein product: MEQNNLLTVKNLHTAFRIDGNYYDAVDGVSFDVHPNEMLAIVGESGCGKSTIAMSVMGLHDMRFTRVSGEILLNGRDLLTLPEDEMNKIRGKDIGFIFQDPLASLNPLQRVGKQIEEALLYHTSLNEKERQERVLQLLNDVGIQNPKRTAQRFPHELSGGMRQRVLIATALSCNPSLIIADEPTTALDVTIQAQILDLIKDLQEEHKAGIILITHDLGVVAQVADRVAVMYAGQIVELTTVQELFTHPLHPYTRSLLKSIPQADKDDDMLHVIKGMVPSLKKLKHTGCRFADRIPWIPAEEHEESPVLHEVSPGHFVRCSCWKNFRFEGEV
- a CDS encoding aminotransferase class I/II-fold pyridoxal phosphate-dependent enzyme; this translates as MMDRADKFSNRIVNIAPSGIRRFFELAAGQDDIISLGVGEPDFATPWVMREEAWYHLECGHTSYTSNWGLELLRKAVASYLNRYGMTYSPKNEILITFGVSEAIDIVFRSILNPGDEVIVAEPCYVSYQPLVALCGAKPVALDTSANRFIPTAAAIETLITPKTKALILCSPNNPTGTMIPADEMEKIAAVVKKHKIWVLSDEVYCELRYEAPHVSIGSFPGMKDYCIILNGFSKSFAMTGWRIGFIACPQELMAQIHKIHQYAAICAPIMSQYAALEGLERGWDEVEKMRVSYRQRRNLMMKSLDSMNLPYITPDGAFYLFVDIRRTGLSSEEFAVKLITDYKVAVVPGHVFGSCGEGFVRCCYATDISKIRVALERIGKLLKGEPL